From a single Anaerolineales bacterium genomic region:
- a CDS encoding aminopeptidase → MADLRVQKYAKILVEHSTRVKPGDRILLEGTTAAEPLLRELYIQILEKGGHPHLMMALPGTMPFSQDEMYLTYASDAQLDFVPTFYKLAYEQFEGRVRIHSATNTKGTSNIDPAKIQRRSKATSVITEAQFRRGADDSFKWVTTLFPTEGYAQDANMSLKEYEDFVFGAVHANEEDPIKFWNEVRQKQQSAVDFMKGKNQVVLRGPNVDLTLSVKGRTFMNSHGVHNMPDGEIYTGPVEDSVNGWVKFTYPANYGGTSVEGAELTFSNGRVTSAKAEKNQDFLLKTLESDEGSRFLGEFAIGTNFDIQQFTGNILFDEKIGGSFHMALGAGYPETGSKNKSSIHWDMICDMRTDSEILVDGELFYKNGQFVFAK, encoded by the coding sequence TTGGCTGATCTTCGTGTTCAAAAATATGCAAAAATTTTGGTGGAGCATTCCACCCGTGTGAAACCCGGTGACCGTATCTTGCTCGAAGGGACGACCGCTGCTGAGCCCCTGTTGCGCGAGTTGTACATCCAAATTCTGGAGAAGGGCGGGCATCCGCATTTGATGATGGCGCTGCCCGGTACGATGCCCTTTAGCCAGGATGAAATGTATCTGACCTACGCCAGCGACGCGCAACTGGATTTTGTGCCGACCTTTTACAAACTGGCATATGAGCAGTTCGAGGGGCGCGTCCGAATCCATTCGGCGACGAACACCAAAGGCACGAGCAATATCGACCCCGCCAAGATCCAGCGGCGCAGCAAGGCGACCTCGGTCATTACCGAAGCTCAATTCCGGCGCGGCGCGGATGATTCCTTCAAATGGGTGACGACGCTCTTTCCCACAGAGGGCTATGCCCAGGACGCGAATATGAGCCTGAAGGAGTATGAAGACTTCGTGTTCGGCGCCGTCCATGCCAATGAAGAGGACCCGATCAAATTCTGGAACGAAGTCAGGCAGAAACAACAGTCAGCGGTGGATTTCATGAAGGGCAAAAATCAGGTTGTTCTGCGCGGACCGAACGTGGACCTGACGCTCTCGGTCAAGGGACGCACGTTCATGAACTCACATGGCGTGCACAATATGCCCGATGGAGAGATCTATACGGGTCCCGTCGAAGATTCGGTCAACGGCTGGGTGAAGTTCACGTATCCCGCCAACTACGGCGGCACGAGTGTGGAAGGCGCGGAGTTGACCTTCTCGAACGGGCGGGTCACCTCCGCCAAAGCCGAGAAGAATCAGGATTTCCTGCTCAAGACCCTCGAAAGCGACGAAGGCTCGCGCTTCCTCGGCGAATTCGCGATCGGGACGAATTTCGACATCCAGCAGTTTACGGGCAATATCCTGTTCGATGAGAAGATCGGCGGCTCGTTCCATATGGCACTCGGCGCAGGCTACCCGGAAACTGGTTCCAAGAATAAGAGTTCCATCCACTGGGACATGATCTGTGACATGCGCACCGACTCGGAGATTCTTGTGGACGGCGAACTGTTCTATAAGAACGGTCAGTTCGTGTTCGCGAAATAA
- a CDS encoding radical SAM protein, protein MIPISTKPTTAWAEVDENGRLILPPEVARHYGLTPGSKVRLDEGQNFVRMHRPVTHLTKVYIEPTVACNLDCITCFRNAWEQPIGRMTEETFENIFNSLKQMDPIPSVYFGGIGEPLFHVKTIEWIRRIKELGVKVELITNGTILTEKKSRELIDTGLDTLWVSIDGASPESYADVRMGAELPNIITNMKRLIKMRAPGHYPKPEIGVAFVAMKRNIADLPKVIEIGKSIRAKYFSVSNLQPPTEEMQADRLYTQATRNIAYLNAARLPRISLPKIDFNEDTRDALFDVFNSGLNVSYAGNNWGGANDVCNFVENGTMSVAWTGDISPCWPLMHTHMSYLHGKPRLSKKHIIGNVNQRPLLDLWLDPEYLAYRERLHNFIFAPCTFCGGCDLSETNEEDCLGNDIAPVCGGCLWAQGVIQCP, encoded by the coding sequence ATGATTCCGATTTCCACAAAACCGACCACCGCCTGGGCAGAAGTGGATGAAAACGGACGCCTCATTCTTCCGCCCGAAGTTGCCCGCCATTACGGGCTGACTCCCGGCTCCAAGGTCCGCCTCGACGAAGGGCAGAACTTCGTCCGCATGCACCGCCCCGTCACCCATCTCACCAAAGTCTACATCGAACCGACCGTCGCCTGCAACCTCGACTGCATCACCTGCTTCCGTAATGCCTGGGAACAACCCATCGGACGCATGACCGAAGAGACCTTCGAGAACATCTTCAACAGTCTCAAGCAGATGGACCCGATCCCCAGCGTGTATTTCGGCGGCATCGGCGAACCGCTCTTCCACGTCAAGACCATCGAATGGATCCGCCGCATCAAGGAACTGGGCGTCAAGGTCGAATTGATCACCAACGGCACCATCCTGACTGAGAAAAAATCGCGCGAACTGATCGACACTGGATTGGACACGCTCTGGGTTTCGATCGACGGCGCTTCGCCTGAAAGTTACGCCGACGTGCGCATGGGCGCGGAACTGCCCAACATCATCACCAACATGAAGCGGCTGATAAAAATGCGCGCACCCGGTCACTATCCCAAGCCCGAGATCGGCGTCGCTTTCGTCGCCATGAAGCGCAACATCGCCGACCTGCCAAAGGTAATCGAGATCGGAAAATCCATCCGCGCCAAATACTTCTCGGTCAGCAACCTCCAGCCGCCCACCGAGGAAATGCAAGCCGACCGCCTCTACACCCAGGCAACCCGCAACATCGCCTATCTCAACGCCGCCCGCCTGCCGCGCATCAGCCTGCCCAAGATTGACTTCAACGAAGACACCCGCGATGCGCTCTTCGACGTCTTCAACAGCGGCTTGAACGTCAGCTACGCGGGCAATAACTGGGGCGGCGCCAACGATGTGTGCAACTTTGTCGAGAACGGCACCATGTCCGTGGCGTGGACAGGCGACATCAGCCCGTGCTGGCCCCTGATGCACACCCACATGAGTTACCTGCATGGCAAGCCGCGCCTCTCGAAAAAACACATCATCGGGAATGTGAACCAGCGCCCCCTTCTGGACCTGTGGCTTGATCCCGAGTACCTGGCATATCGCGAACGCCTGCACAACTTCATCTTTGCACCCTGCACCTTCTGCGGCGGATGCGACCTCTCCGAAACCAACGAGGAGGACTGTCTCGGCAACGACATCGCTCCCGTCTGTGGCGGATGCCTCTGGGCGCAGGGCGTCATCCAGTGCCCGTAA
- a CDS encoding MoaD/ThiS family protein, with the protein MKVNFYATLRPIVGQKTVDLNLPHGTTAIQLVHMFVEDYPAMRKELLDAEGNFLPHMKFFINGREAVYLPDKFDTVIQPADKIDIFPPVGGG; encoded by the coding sequence ATGAAAGTCAATTTTTACGCCACATTGCGTCCAATCGTGGGGCAAAAAACAGTGGATTTGAACCTGCCGCACGGCACGACTGCCATCCAGCTGGTGCATATGTTCGTGGAGGATTATCCCGCCATGCGCAAGGAACTGCTGGACGCGGAAGGGAATTTTCTGCCGCACATGAAATTCTTTATCAACGGACGCGAAGCCGTGTACCTGCCAGACAAGTTCGATACGGTCATCCAACCTGCCGATAAGATCGATATCTTTCCCCCGGTGGGCGGCGGTTAA
- a CDS encoding DUF1952 domain-containing protein, whose protein sequence is MQTIVHEMRGIPFFLLKEYLEEMGGKEVEENVIQGEGWKVHLEKMEPFRLFSLSVGQTRLTVEMEDHVVEDFTERFRKKTLRAGG, encoded by the coding sequence ATGCAGACCATCGTGCATGAAATGCGGGGGATCCCGTTCTTTTTGCTCAAGGAGTATCTGGAGGAAATGGGCGGGAAGGAAGTGGAAGAGAACGTCATTCAAGGCGAAGGCTGGAAGGTACACCTTGAAAAAATGGAACCATTCCGTTTGTTTTCGCTTTCGGTGGGACAGACCCGTTTGACTGTGGAAATGGAAGACCATGTTGTGGAAGACTTCACCGAACGCTTTCGGAAGAAGACACTGCGGGCGGGCGGGTAG
- a CDS encoding aldehyde ferredoxin oxidoreductase family protein — translation MLGGYANKIAWVDLSAGKVEYKPIAEDDARKYIGGRGLGVKYVFDNGPKVDPLSPDNLLCFMNGPLTGSEANMSGRMAIVTKSPLTGTVTDSHHGGWSAARLRWSGFDGLVFKGKSKKPVYAYIHDGELELLDASEVWGKGVKDTIKHFKEKYGEKDLTVIAIGPAGENLVKFACWINEDDRASGRGGTGCVGGSKMLKAIVVKSEKKIVKAGNRDAWKPAHERALKNIMAEENITSPRKGGLSVYGTNVLMNITNSIGALPTKNSSVTSFGEGAETIAGEWVNANILVDNPTCHACPVACKKEVEIKDGPYAGLRMESVEYEPAWSVGANCGNSDARLVAKMIDLANDFGFDAIEIGHPLSVWMEASEKGYTNGSGTLAWGDPDGMTKAAEMIAKREGFGNIMADGANAVAAHFGHPELAMTVRGQGIPAYDPRGLKGMGIGYATSNRGACHLRAYTPAAELGVMPFGSLKVDPLEWKGKGELVMIFQDIHAFSDSMDLCKFSAFAMGAEEYAQQYSAMTGVPFTTDDVLKTGQRIYNLERYYNNLAGIGEGTDTLPKRFTEEASTMPGSVGHVCELDKMLEEYYEKRGWVNGVVPEAKLKELEII, via the coding sequence ATGCTAGGTGGTTACGCTAACAAGATCGCATGGGTTGACCTGTCTGCAGGCAAAGTGGAATACAAGCCCATTGCCGAAGACGATGCGCGCAAGTACATCGGTGGACGCGGCTTGGGGGTCAAATATGTGTTCGATAACGGACCCAAGGTTGATCCCCTCTCACCCGACAACCTGCTCTGCTTCATGAACGGACCGCTGACCGGCTCCGAAGCCAACATGAGCGGACGCATGGCAATCGTGACCAAATCGCCTCTGACGGGAACCGTAACGGATTCCCACCATGGAGGCTGGTCTGCCGCCCGCCTGCGTTGGTCCGGGTTCGACGGCTTGGTCTTCAAGGGCAAATCGAAGAAGCCCGTCTATGCCTACATCCATGACGGCGAACTCGAATTGCTGGATGCTTCCGAAGTTTGGGGGAAGGGTGTAAAAGACACGATCAAACATTTCAAGGAAAAATACGGCGAGAAAGACCTGACCGTCATCGCCATCGGACCTGCGGGCGAGAACCTCGTCAAATTTGCGTGCTGGATCAACGAAGACGACCGCGCCTCCGGACGCGGCGGCACCGGCTGTGTGGGCGGCAGCAAGATGCTCAAAGCCATCGTCGTCAAGTCTGAGAAGAAGATCGTCAAAGCCGGGAACCGCGATGCGTGGAAACCCGCGCACGAGCGCGCCCTCAAGAACATCATGGCGGAAGAGAACATCACCAGCCCGCGCAAGGGCGGACTCTCCGTCTACGGCACCAACGTGCTGATGAACATCACCAACTCCATCGGTGCGCTGCCCACCAAGAACAGCTCCGTCACCTCCTTCGGCGAAGGCGCTGAGACCATCGCCGGTGAATGGGTCAACGCCAACATCCTCGTGGATAACCCCACCTGTCACGCCTGCCCCGTTGCCTGCAAGAAGGAAGTCGAGATCAAGGACGGTCCGTATGCCGGTCTGCGCATGGAATCGGTGGAATACGAACCCGCCTGGTCGGTCGGCGCGAACTGCGGCAACTCTGATGCCCGCCTCGTCGCCAAGATGATCGACCTCGCCAACGACTTCGGCTTCGACGCCATCGAAATTGGACATCCGCTCTCTGTGTGGATGGAAGCCTCCGAAAAGGGCTACACCAACGGTTCCGGCACGCTCGCTTGGGGCGACCCCGATGGCATGACCAAAGCCGCTGAAATGATCGCCAAGCGCGAAGGCTTCGGCAACATCATGGCAGATGGCGCGAATGCAGTTGCCGCCCACTTCGGTCACCCCGAACTCGCCATGACCGTCCGCGGACAGGGCATCCCCGCCTACGACCCGCGCGGTCTCAAAGGCATGGGCATCGGCTACGCCACCTCCAACCGCGGCGCCTGCCACCTGCGCGCCTACACCCCCGCCGCCGAACTCGGCGTCATGCCTTTCGGCTCGCTCAAGGTCGATCCGCTCGAATGGAAGGGCAAAGGCGAACTGGTCATGATCTTCCAGGACATCCACGCCTTCTCCGACAGCATGGACCTGTGCAAATTCTCCGCCTTCGCCATGGGCGCTGAAGAATATGCCCAGCAGTATTCCGCCATGACCGGCGTGCCCTTCACCACCGATGACGTGTTGAAGACCGGACAACGCATCTACAACCTCGAACGCTACTACAACAACCTCGCCGGCATCGGCGAAGGCACAGATACCCTGCCCAAGCGTTTCACCGAAGAAGCCTCCACCATGCCCGGCTCGGTGGGTCACGTCTGCGAACTCGACAAGATGCTCGAAGAGTATTACGAAAAGCGCGGGTGGGTCAACGGTGTTGTGCCCGAAGCCAAACTCAAGGAACTGGAGATCATCTAG
- a CDS encoding bi-domain-containing oxidoreductase: protein MKQLLQNIKTGQASVEDIPIPTPREGQALVKVSASLVSAGTERMVVEFAEKSLVGKARSRPDLVKQVLDKAKREGVVPTVQAAFNRLDQPMALGYSTAGTIVALGKNMQGFKVGQRVACAGGGYATHAEYNIVPKNLLTPLPKNVDFESAAFTTLGAIALHGFRLAEPQLGENVAVIGLGLLGLLTVQIASAAGCNVLGIDIDPKRVKLASSLNVQAVPRKQAESASAAFTANRGFDSVIICADTSSNDPVELAGVIARDRAKVVATGAVGLNFPRKIYYEKEISFINSRSYGPGRYDANYEENGQDYPIGYVRWTEGRNFQAVVDLMASGKLNVEPLISHRFDIVDGVKAYEVITGKKKEPFLGVLLKYPDVEKLEGSKVIRFNVQTFKRSNVVTLGVLGAGLFANSTLLPILKANKDFELVGIASSGGLHAQHSGKKFGFQYATSSEDEIINDSKVNTVAILTRHDSHADLVVKALKAGKHVFVEKPLAVDSRQLAVVSKQLKTSPKSLLTVGFNRRFAPLIQTLKSQIADRNEPLHAHYRVNAGFIQSNHWTQDPAIGGGRIIGEACHFIDVLTFLVGAPPVSVTAHALPNNGKYSEDNVSMTFTFPDGSIGVVDYLANGDKSVPKERLEVFCEGMVAVLDDYASLTTVRDGKKKVENGAQDKGWKGEMAAFAEAIKSGGEAPIPYEQLIGVTRSTFAAVESIRSRNPVEIK from the coding sequence ATGAAACAACTTTTGCAAAATATAAAAACTGGACAAGCCTCTGTCGAAGATATCCCCATCCCCACTCCGCGCGAGGGACAGGCACTTGTGAAGGTTTCGGCAAGCCTTGTTTCGGCGGGAACCGAACGCATGGTGGTCGAGTTCGCGGAAAAATCCCTGGTTGGCAAGGCGCGTTCGCGCCCCGATCTTGTCAAGCAGGTGCTGGATAAAGCCAAACGCGAAGGCGTCGTTCCCACCGTGCAAGCCGCCTTCAACCGCCTCGACCAGCCGATGGCGCTCGGCTATTCCACTGCGGGGACCATCGTTGCGCTCGGAAAAAATATGCAGGGCTTCAAGGTCGGTCAGCGGGTGGCATGTGCGGGCGGCGGTTATGCAACTCACGCCGAATACAACATCGTACCGAAAAACCTGCTTACGCCGCTTCCGAAAAATGTCGATTTTGAATCCGCCGCTTTCACTACGCTCGGCGCGATCGCCTTGCACGGATTTCGTCTTGCCGAGCCACAACTTGGCGAGAACGTGGCTGTGATTGGTCTTGGTTTGCTGGGATTATTGACCGTGCAGATCGCCTCCGCTGCGGGATGCAACGTGCTCGGCATTGACATCGATCCCAAACGTGTAAAGCTCGCTTCATCGCTTAACGTTCAGGCTGTTCCCCGCAAACAAGCGGAATCTGCCTCTGCGGCATTCACCGCCAACCGCGGCTTTGACTCGGTCATCATCTGTGCGGATACGTCTTCGAATGATCCGGTTGAGTTGGCAGGCGTCATCGCAAGAGACCGCGCAAAGGTCGTCGCCACCGGCGCGGTGGGGCTGAACTTCCCGCGTAAAATCTATTACGAAAAAGAGATCTCCTTCATCAACTCCCGCTCGTATGGACCGGGGCGTTACGATGCGAATTACGAAGAGAATGGACAGGATTACCCCATCGGCTATGTCCGTTGGACGGAGGGTCGTAATTTTCAGGCGGTTGTCGATTTAATGGCAAGTGGAAAATTGAACGTGGAGCCTTTGATCTCCCATCGTTTTGATATTGTTGATGGGGTGAAGGCGTATGAAGTGATCACTGGGAAGAAAAAAGAGCCATTCCTTGGGGTATTGTTGAAATATCCTGATGTTGAAAAGTTGGAAGGTTCAAAGGTTATCAGGTTTAACGTTCAAACGTTCAAACGTTCAAACGTTGTAACGCTTGGTGTTCTCGGTGCCGGTCTGTTCGCCAATTCCACGCTGCTGCCCATTCTCAAAGCCAACAAGGATTTTGAACTGGTCGGCATCGCTTCTTCCGGCGGATTGCACGCCCAGCATTCGGGGAAGAAATTCGGCTTTCAGTATGCGACCTCCTCCGAAGATGAGATCATCAACGACTCGAAGGTCAACACGGTTGCCATTCTCACCCGCCACGACTCCCACGCGGACTTGGTAGTGAAGGCGTTGAAGGCAGGGAAACATGTGTTCGTGGAGAAACCATTGGCAGTTGACAGCAGGCAGTTGGCAGTGGTCAGTAAACAGTTGAAAACCAGTCCCAAATCGCTTCTCACTGTTGGTTTCAATAGGAGATTTGCTCCGCTCATCCAAACTCTGAAATCGCAAATCGCGGATCGTAACGAACCGCTTCATGCGCATTACCGTGTCAATGCGGGGTTCATTCAATCCAACCATTGGACTCAAGACCCAGCCATCGGCGGCGGACGGATCATCGGTGAGGCGTGTCACTTCATTGATGTGTTGACGTTTCTCGTCGGCGCGCCGCCTGTTTCAGTGACCGCGCACGCCTTACCGAATAACGGCAAATACAGCGAAGATAACGTCTCGATGACGTTTACCTTCCCCGATGGCTCCATCGGCGTGGTGGATTATCTTGCCAATGGCGACAAGTCCGTGCCGAAGGAACGGCTGGAGGTGTTCTGCGAGGGGATGGTGGCGGTGTTGGATGATTATGCCTCGTTGACCACTGTGAGAGATGGAAAGAAAAAAGTGGAGAACGGGGCGCAGGACAAAGGCTGGAAGGGAGAAATGGCTGCGTTTGCCGAAGCAATCAAGAGCGGGGGGGAAGCGCCGATTCCCTATGAGCAGTTGATCGGTGTGACCAGGTCCACGTTTGCGGCGGTGGAGTCGATCCGGAGTCGCAATCCGGTTGAGATCAAGTAA
- a CDS encoding GNAT family N-acetyltransferase → MQILTCDGRDEHLKKQMAQLLVNAFREHWSAAWSTLDEGMEEVREMLEAERICRVALDEDGNLLGMIGGIPQYDGKVWELHPLAVQPNLQGRGVGRALVMDFEEQVHQRGGLTVMLGTDDEDGMTSLSKVDLYDDLWGKVRDIRNLKGHPYEFYQKMGYVITGVVPDANGIGKPDILMSKRVG, encoded by the coding sequence ATGCAAATCCTGACATGCGATGGGCGGGACGAACATCTAAAAAAACAGATGGCGCAATTGCTGGTGAATGCGTTCCGTGAGCATTGGTCGGCGGCGTGGAGCACGTTGGACGAGGGGATGGAGGAAGTGCGGGAGATGCTCGAAGCGGAGCGCATCTGCCGCGTGGCGCTGGATGAGGATGGGAATTTGCTCGGCATGATCGGCGGCATCCCGCAATATGACGGTAAGGTGTGGGAGCTGCATCCGTTGGCGGTGCAACCAAACTTGCAGGGACGCGGAGTCGGGCGCGCACTGGTTATGGATTTCGAAGAGCAGGTGCACCAGCGCGGCGGGTTGACGGTCATGCTCGGCACGGACGACGAAGACGGCATGACGTCGCTCTCGAAAGTTGATCTGTATGACGACCTGTGGGGCAAGGTCAGGGATATTCGCAATCTCAAGGGGCATCCGTATGAGTTCTATCAAAAGATGGGATATGTCATCACGGGCGTGGTGCCAGACGCGAACGGAATCGGCAAGCCCGATATTTTGATGTCGAAGCGGGTGGGGTGA
- the dapA gene encoding 4-hydroxy-tetrahydrodipicolinate synthase, with protein MNIKGIYAPIVTPFNADESINYPVLEQLIEYLIANKIAGLVPGGTTGEVYAFSEQERLEVFKFVKEKVDGRVTLIAGTNSGATRDVVRYSQIAEEMGYGALMVAVPPYSRPNQRELLAHYEAVANAVKIPIVLYNFPWRAGTEVGYDVMDGLLKYDHIIGIKEASGDMSRVYEFRLRYGDRYQMICGSDDQALDYFLWGTISWIGGAASCAPLQHHNVLEAALNNDFVTARAHMEKLMPLLRNMESGGYTQKVKLGCELRGIPVGNPRQPLLPLSAEDRAEFERIFKTL; from the coding sequence ATGAACATCAAAGGAATATACGCCCCCATCGTCACCCCCTTCAACGCGGACGAAAGCATCAATTACCCTGTCCTTGAACAGTTAATTGAATACCTGATCGCCAACAAGATCGCAGGGCTTGTCCCTGGCGGCACGACGGGCGAAGTCTACGCCTTCAGCGAACAGGAACGGCTGGAGGTTTTCAAATTCGTCAAAGAAAAAGTGGACGGGCGGGTCACGCTGATTGCAGGTACCAACTCTGGCGCCACGCGTGATGTCGTCCGCTACTCGCAGATCGCCGAAGAGATGGGCTACGGCGCGCTCATGGTCGCCGTCCCGCCATATTCACGTCCGAATCAGCGCGAACTACTCGCACATTATGAAGCGGTTGCCAACGCCGTCAAAATTCCCATCGTGCTTTACAACTTCCCCTGGCGCGCAGGCACCGAAGTGGGCTACGACGTGATGGACGGTCTGCTCAAATACGATCACATCATCGGCATCAAAGAAGCCAGCGGCGACATGTCCCGCGTCTACGAGTTCCGCCTGCGCTACGGCGACCGCTATCAAATGATCTGCGGCTCCGACGACCAGGCGCTCGACTACTTCCTGTGGGGCACCATCTCATGGATCGGCGGCGCCGCCTCCTGCGCTCCGCTTCAACATCACAACGTACTCGAAGCTGCGCTCAACAATGACTTCGTCACCGCCCGGGCGCACATGGAAAAACTCATGCCCCTGCTCCGCAACATGGAAAGCGGCGGCTACACCCAAAAGGTCAAACTCGGCTGCGAACTGCGCGGCATCCCCGTTGGCAATCCGCGCCAGCCGCTGCTGCCCCTGTCCGCTGAAGACCGCGCGGAATTTGAGCGTATCTTCAAAACCCTTTAA
- a CDS encoding proline racemase family protein — MKRIPFLDSHTGGEPTRLITSLPFDLGTSSVADKLSTLKTHHDDLRRTVLLEPRGSDVLVGAYLVPPADPTCQFGVIFFNNVGYLGMCGHGTIGLIASLAYLGKVQPGIIRVETPVGVVEATLHDSPLLSGDGSGVRSEYPNKVSVQNIPAYRHLTHIPVTVDGKTVHGDVAWGGNWFFLVHDHGMDVHMSNLEALTNFAWRVREQLTANSITGADGAEIDHVELFAESNEADSKSFVLCPGKAYDRSPCGTGTSAKLACLYGDGKLQVGQIWRQQSVVGSIFEGSIQLDGDKIIPTITGEAWVMSEGTILVDERDPFGKGI; from the coding sequence ATGAAACGAATCCCATTTTTGGACTCCCACACCGGCGGCGAACCCACGCGACTGATCACATCGCTTCCCTTCGACCTCGGAACTAGTTCCGTTGCTGATAAATTATCCACGCTGAAAACTCATCACGACGACCTGCGCCGCACTGTCCTGCTCGAACCCCGCGGCTCGGATGTGCTCGTCGGCGCATACCTCGTCCCGCCCGCCGACCCAACCTGCCAATTCGGAGTCATCTTCTTTAACAACGTCGGCTACCTCGGCATGTGCGGACACGGCACGATCGGTCTCATCGCTTCACTGGCATATCTTGGCAAAGTGCAGCCTGGAATTATTCGTGTTGAGACTCCTGTTGGGGTGGTGGAAGCAACTCTGCATGACTCTCCTCTCCTCTCAGGAGATGGGTCGGGGGTGAGGTCAGAATATCCCAACAAAGTCTCCGTCCAAAACATCCCCGCCTATCGCCACCTGACTCATATCCCCGTCACCGTCGATGGCAAAACCGTCCACGGCGATGTGGCATGGGGCGGCAACTGGTTCTTCCTCGTCCACGACCACGGCATGGACGTACACATGTCCAACCTCGAAGCGCTGACCAATTTCGCGTGGCGCGTCCGAGAACAACTCACCGCGAATAGCATCACCGGCGCGGACGGCGCAGAGATCGACCATGTCGAATTATTTGCAGAATCCAACGAAGCAGACAGCAAAAGTTTCGTCCTCTGCCCCGGCAAGGCATACGACCGTTCTCCCTGTGGAACGGGTACAAGCGCGAAGCTGGCTTGTTTATACGGTGATGGCAAATTACAAGTCGGTCAAATATGGAGACAACAAAGCGTCGTCGGCAGTATCTTCGAAGGCAGTATTCAACTTGACGGCGACAAGATCATTCCCACCATCACCGGTGAAGCGTGGGTCATGTCGGAAGGTACAATTTTGGTGGATGAACGCGATCCGTTTGGGAAGGGGATATAA